Part of the Limnochordia bacterium genome, GCCTCATAGGCTTTAACGTTCTCAGGACGCACCATAGCCACCTTTGTGGCATAGCCTGCCTCATAAGCTTCTGGGTCAACCCAATCACCACCGAAAATCCAGCAGATGTCCGGTAAGTGCCACTCACTAGCAAAGGTCAGGGCAACTCGGCTATATACACCTTCATTATCTACAATGGTAAGTTTCTTGCTATAGTCGACAAAATCCCGCCATGTCCATTCCTTGCTATCCCAATCGTCAGGAAGTAATTTTAGACCATTCTCGCGAAACATATCCTTGTTATAAAAACAATACTGGGGACAAACACCTAGCGGAACACCATGGAATTCACCGTTAATTTGGAAAGTCTCCCATACCCCAGGGAAGAAGTCATCGATATCTAGTTCTGCCTTATCCCGGGCTACAAATTTCGCAAGGTCCAAGGTCCAACCATTTAGGATGTAACTCTTCTTGTCTGAAGCCCCATAGAATATGTCCGGCGGCGTTCCGCCCATGATCAAAGTGGTTAGTTTCTCAACGTATTCTGAACCACCTCCACCCGATGCCTGTGCCAAACCTGTTACATGAATATCTGGATGTTGTTCATTGAACCTGCGGATGACCTCCGTTGCCCACGCCATCTCTTGGGTTCCAGTCCGGTACATGAAGACAAGCTCCACTTGCTTAGCCGCTACAACCGAGGAAACCGTTACAAGAAGTCCGACCAATAGTAGCACCATAAGACAACAACGCAATTCCTTAGCTGGCATATTCATACCCCTTTGCTAGTTATATTGTATATTCATGAAACATATATCACACGCCAAATCATGTTATGCAACCTTCATTATTCGATACTGCATATTCAATATGTCCTGTTGGGATTTCCAGATAAACATATGTTCACGTTCAATCCATGATATATCCATTACTCACGGTATTAGTAATTAGCCACTATATATGTGCATAACTCACAAAAGGTAAAGACTTGTATCACTAGTCACTATAATCGCCCAGCCACCACATGCCAAACACACCGTTTCTTCATCGACCACCTCCATAAACGACCTTCCCGTCCCCTATGATCCATCCATTTGTTTCAGAGGACAATCCTGAAACTAACCGTGATTGATCTTTGGCATTTCTTAGCATGTCGCTTAAATAAAGATGTTAATTAAGACGCATCAGTAACCTCATATATATACTAGCACATTCTCATTGCCAACACAAGCCTTTTGTTCCAGGATTTTCGTCTAGGTCATGAATCCTGTAGTAGCCGGTGTTCCCATCTCTTTTACTGACTGGGTTCACCGCCCTGCGTAGAATTTGGACAAAAGGCTAGATCCCCTCTTCCCTCAAACCTAAGCTAATCGGAGCCTCTATGCATTAAAAGGAGGTCTTCATCACTTAGTTTTTGCTGCTCCTAAACGTTTTTGGAGAAACACTGTTGCTGGGCGCTCAAACAGGTAAGTTGTGCTGAATACATCTCACTTTGAGATAATTGACCGATGTGAGCCTCGTAAAATTAGCTCAGATGGTACCAGTACTTTCCCTATTGAGGCTTGGCCATCTAATGCATTCATGATTGCGTGGACAGCATTTTGAGCCAACAGCTCTTTATTGGGCTCCACTGTTGTAAGCTTCGGCCTTACACAAGTCGCCCAGAATATATTGTCAAATCCTGTTACTGTAATATCAGTTGGGACTCTAATACCGTTGGCATCCAATACGTTTAGCGCTCCGATGGCTACATAATCACTGACAGCTACGATAGCCGTACACCATTGAAGTAATCCGCCTGCTATTCGGTCTTCCAAGACATTTGCCGCGGTATATTGGTATCCAGTCAATTCCACTTCCAATCGGACATCATTGTTTAGAGCGAAAGCATTTCTTAGTCCCCTTAGTTTGACTTCAGTTGGATGACTTCCTTCCTTTCCACCGAGAAATAAGACGTTGCGATGCCCAAGCTGAAGTAACTGCTTCCCGAGGGTGTACATGCCCTGCTCTTCTTCGGCACAGATACTCATCACCTTGGTTCCAGGTAATTCCTGGCCAATCAGGACCACTGGCACCATCTTTGCTGTCGATGTAATATGCTCTACATCGTCCAGCTCCTCATGGTGAGCGATGAAAATAATGGCATCTACCCGCCGGTCCAACAATAATTGCACTGCGTCCCTCTCATTTTCGGCCACACTTGTGTTTTGTAACAATAGCTGTAGCGAACTGCCAGCGGTAACCAACTGTATTTGCTCAATCATTTCGACAAAATATGGGTTCTTAAGGTCAGTACAGACAACGCCTATGGTGGAAGTGCTCTGTAAGGCTAAGCTTCTTGCCACATGGTTAGGGGAATAACCTAGGTCTTTCATCGCCTTTAATACACGTTGACGCGTTTTCTTCCCAACTGGATAGTTGCCGTTAATCACCCGTGAGACGGTAGCTATGGACACACCTCCTTCACGGGCTATGTCGTAGATTGTGGGTCGTATAATAGTTGCCCCCCTCCACCAAGATTAGTTCCGATACCCGCAAGAACATCATGTATTTGATGTTCCACTTCCAGTTCTTCAATAGACTCTATTAAGGTTTTTGTGCAGCCATTGCGTTCCCAACTAGATCAATATTATCGTCTTTCAAACTTAAACAACTTCGACTGACCTTGGGCAAGGGTAGTTTCAAGAACACCAAGGGCTTCCCCCCTTTCACCGGTCCACAGATCCGTAACATGATAGGTGTCCTCATCACTCAGTCCTATACGGGCTAAGTCTATACTCTTCTGGCAAGGAGTCGTGCCCCTGAGATTAAAAGCTGCAAGGTATGCGACGTCGTCGCTATGACAAACAAAAGTATCCGCTGCTTCGGAGCCGGTGTTTCCTTCCACAGGGCGAAAGACTCGGCCTCGGGCAGCTAGTTCATTGATCCTTCGGTTAGTAAGCAGAAGTCTCATGTACTCCTGGGCAACTTGACTTCGTACATCGTCGGAGTTTAGGAAAACCGTACCGGAGATCAACGCGGAGTTCACCCGGGTCTGGGCTACGATAAGTGAACCACCCTTCTCCAAAGTCATATAATCAGGATCTGTGTATGGATATATAGTCCCATGCTGCCACCAACCGTAGGTTAGGTTATTCAACTGATATTCGGTGAGTGCTAGGGTGCCATCAACATCACAGGAGATCCTGCGGCTATGCGCGTATTGGCTGGGAAAGAGGGGCGAAATCGACGCACTAATAAACATCGTCCCAGCTAATTGCTGCACAACATAGGACATACCCTGATTGTACGCTTGAATGCCCGTTTGCACAAGGGGATCAAAATGAACTCCCTCCAACGCTCCATGGGAGAGAAAGTCCAGCTTAATATACTGAAAACCAAGGTCTTTGAAACGCCCGATGAAGTGATCAATTCGTTGTTTGGTTACAGGATGCGTGGGATCAAGTGCATAGGCCCCGTCTAACGTCGGCAGCATATTTCCTTCGTGGTCTTTAAGTACAATATCTTTGTATCTTGCTCGGTAATTTGTCCCTTCGACAAATTGGTTCATGTTGGTTCCCCAATAGACGAAGGGGGCCCAATAAATCCCCGGCCTTTGGCCGTTTTGCTTGATGAAAGCCACCAGTTCCACCAACTCTGTATCGGACAGATTATCCCAGTACGAGTCTAGGTTGATATATACATTCCCCTCATTACTGAACAAGGACAAATGCTCCTTGAAAAAGGTTGACGTTTGCATAATCGTCTTTAGTGTAACATCGTCTTTTAGTGCACCCCAACTGTTCCACCCGAAGGGCACTTGATCTGGTACATCAGGTCTAAAATCCAGTGGTGGGCTCATGGCTCCATTGGCCCAGCCGTATTCTTCCAATCCCGAACGATAGTCTTCATAGAATCCAATGAACACCAGCGGCGATGCTACCTTCTCCCCCTTGATGATTCCATGAGCAAGTGTATCGTGGGTCGAAGTAGGTGAGGTGAAACCACCATAGACCTCAAATTGATCTAGCCGCTGGTTTGAACCTGCCCAGTAAATGCCGGTTTTCCACGTATCATGGGTCACTGAACCCACAACTAACCCAACCCTGCTTTCGTTATCGTAAATAGCCGTTACTTCCGAGCTAACATACAGTTCATTATTGAAGGGAGTGTTTATTGAGCAAGCCTGATATCTCGACCACTTGTCGTTATCGAAGGGAACCACAAGGACTCGGTTATCACCATATTCACCAATATCTACACCACCTCTGTTCTGCACCATCATCGGAGAAAGGTGATTTGTGGCAAGAGGAAAAACATCGGTACTAACCAGGTCAACTTGAGTAAAAAAGCATGGTAGGTCTTCGTATATGTAATAAGACTGAACCATTGTCGGCAGGCCCGTCCGCTCACTGATCACGGAAACCTTCATGCCATCCCCAAAGATTTCGTTGTTAACGGAACCGAAGGAAAAATGACGTTGCGTATAGTCCTTTGAGGTAATGTATTGCCCGTTCGGCTGATTTTCCAATCTGGCTCTGCT contains:
- a CDS encoding extracellular solute-binding protein, with product MPAKELRCCLMVLLLVGLLVTVSSVVAAKQVELVFMYRTGTQEMAWATEVIRRFNEQHPDIHVTGLAQASGGGGSEYVEKLTTLIMGGTPPDIFYGASDKKSYILNGWTLDLAKFVARDKAELDIDDFFPGVWETFQINGEFHGVPLGVCPQYCFYNKDMFRENGLKLLPDDWDSKEWTWRDFVDYSKKLTIVDNEGVYSRVALTFASEWHLPDICWIFGGDWVDPEAYEAGYATKVAMVRPENVKAYEALADYYANYAAAGPGKGITPSGSSFFGAQAAMHWIGAWYLDAVINTAPSFEWGLAPMPLTETRANTRWTDPLYACAYTEHPAECWEFIKFATNAESQALFTELTGMIPARQAAMEVYIDRISSASGMTPFEVMNSVSGALAHSRTALEEAVPNTHRAMQRVGYETVTAILNGEMSAAAGLEILQSRINAVLASE
- a CDS encoding LacI family transcriptional regulator; its protein translation is MSIATVSRVINGNYPVGKKTRQRVLKAMKDLGYSPNHVARSLALQSTSTIGVVCTDLKNPYFVEMIEQIQLVTAGSSLQLLLQNTSVAENERDAVQLLLDRRVDAIIFIAHHEELDDVEHITSTAKMVPVVLIGQELPGTKVMSICAEEEQGMYTLGKQLLQLGHRNVLFLGGKEGSHPTEVKLRGLRNAFALNNDVRLEVELTGYQYTAANVLEDRIAGGLLQWCTAIVAVSDYVAIGALNVLDANGIRVPTDITVTGFDNIFWATCVRPKLTTVEPNKELLAQNAVHAIMNALDGQASIGKVLVPSELILRGSHRSIISK
- a CDS encoding carbohydrate-binding protein translates to MSEGWVLPVLVMVLIFGLDANAWAMGQVYEGEASGNILTGRARIVPCANCSGGWKVGDLYQGSSLQFCGIRVPKPGYYEVHIDYISGDPRSAYIKVNNGSRQKYDFPSTGNWQTLNTLVLVLHLDQEENTITFSDQNWYAPDIDRIVIDSPMEDLALEDREKPIDLGERISVTQIGRVGLQEREYGFLVSNGVVTISYHKDGTASYLWNDQPVVTGAFSRARLENQPNGQYITSKDYTQRHFSFGSVNNEIFGDGMKVSVISERTGLPTMVQSYYIYEDLPCFFTQVDLVSTDVFPLATNHLSPMMVQNRGGVDIGEYGDNRVLVVPFDNDKWSRYQACSINTPFNNELYVSSEVTAIYDNESRVGLVVGSVTHDTWKTGIYWAGSNQRLDQFEVYGGFTSPTSTHDTLAHGIIKGEKVASPLVFIGFYEDYRSGLEEYGWANGAMSPPLDFRPDVPDQVPFGWNSWGALKDDVTLKTIMQTSTFFKEHLSLFSNEGNVYINLDSYWDNLSDTELVELVAFIKQNGQRPGIYWAPFVYWGTNMNQFVEGTNYRARYKDIVLKDHEGNMLPTLDGAYALDPTHPVTKQRIDHFIGRFKDLGFQYIKLDFLSHGALEGVHFDPLVQTGIQAYNQGMSYVVQQLAGTMFISASISPLFPSQYAHSRRISCDVDGTLALTEYQLNNLTYGWWQHGTIYPYTDPDYMTLEKGGSLIVAQTRVNSALISGTVFLNSDDVRSQVAQEYMRLLLTNRRINELAARGRVFRPVEGNTGSEAADTFVCHSDDVAYLAAFNLRGTTPCQKSIDLARIGLSDEDTYHVTDLWTGERGEALGVLETTLAQGQSKLFKFERR